In one window of Eggerthella guodeyinii DNA:
- a CDS encoding response regulator transcription factor, with translation MVSWSTAAVLALACVVYGAFCTAAARAFFRARADRAAYRTAGAWAACFGVTVVGSLMALDAQGVDAAAAFAACACLASFPLCLLLERRWRNRDMAAAVAYLQLHRPAPRPAEPAAAPGSEWGTGLDATCARLARSYDLTRREEDVLRLLMEGRTFAEAADELVVSLNTVKSHVRRIYAKMGVSGKADLLEKVSC, from the coding sequence ATGGTCTCGTGGTCGACGGCGGCGGTGCTCGCGCTGGCGTGCGTCGTGTACGGCGCGTTCTGCACGGCGGCGGCGCGGGCGTTCTTCCGCGCGCGGGCCGACCGGGCGGCGTACCGGACGGCGGGCGCGTGGGCGGCCTGCTTCGGCGTGACCGTCGTCGGGTCGCTCATGGCGCTCGACGCGCAGGGCGTCGACGCGGCCGCGGCGTTCGCGGCCTGCGCGTGCCTCGCATCGTTCCCGCTGTGCCTGCTGCTCGAACGCCGCTGGCGCAACCGCGACATGGCCGCGGCCGTGGCCTACCTGCAGCTTCATCGGCCGGCTCCCCGGCCCGCGGAGCCGGCCGCCGCGCCGGGGTCGGAATGGGGCACCGGCCTCGACGCCACCTGCGCGCGCCTCGCGCGCTCCTACGACCTGACGCGCCGCGAGGAGGACGTGCTGCGCCTGCTCATGGAGGGCCGCACGTTCGCCGAGGCCGCCGACGAGCTGGTGGTGTCCCTCAACACGGTGAAGAGCCACGTGCGCCGCATCTATGCCAAGATGGGCGTCAGCGGCAAAGCCGACCTGCTGGAGAAGGTGTCGTGCTGA